A genomic segment from Aspergillus chevalieri M1 DNA, chromosome 7, nearly complete sequence encodes:
- a CDS encoding uncharacterized protein (COG:S;~EggNog:ENOG410PXPK): MSVYNPVDEDQYRKEVLLHPSEESELSSNQKLLDEAHQLGLKVPELEVTASLTASIASGLVDLSSSSPVLSSGSSTGRNSVCERPGTAHQQQQGQQQGQQQQDRPQKQHAHHEIPLDQITSSLSELTVSSRPVKSGSVRSIASLSTRPTSYCSSDGKLAPAGSDGATARASPVAVHNNRHSMISLTPGEKKQKRRESLKSAIDKFPFRRKRTSSAVLLPPEAQITVTKGEQGEEKVYVESKPSEAQSSQPTSAPNNGEDSVMKLEIPVFDHESLQRSLVNAELVKMREAHRLERNRHVTFQAAFMSRLRSRQQASVADRLAENKRTEEEKREKNTANAIKMEERQLAVEMEQQREFDRAKQNARTRIKHMEGYFNNRSPPSSPGSGSEKPAFQRKYTSQQKAQLAQEYHDHETMDQLHESKIKVLRERQERRLQEAIERFENELDAMIDKHAEAFSELQKQHQQEELNVLQGFDARKTKLMHRWNLEEAILRRKLEQQHGQPYGPLPPLTFNDSHYETRDSACCVAGSGDDEQMHQKGDGTMI; encoded by the exons ATGAGCGTTTACAATCCCGTTGACGAGGACCAATACCGCAAAGAAGTCCTGTTACACCCGTCGGAAGAATCGGAACTATCCAGCAATCAAAAATTACTCGATGAGGCGCACCAGCTGGGCCTCAAGGTTCCTGAGCTCGAGGTGACTGCATCACTAACGGCGTCGATTGCCTCGGGCTTGGTCGAtttatcctcttcctctccagtCCTGTCGTCTGGCTCGTCGACCGGTCGCAATTCGGTTTGCGAAAGGCCAGGGACGGcacaccagcagcagcaaggccaacaacaaggtcaacagcagcaggatCGGCCCCAGAAGCAGCATGCGCACCATGAAATCCCCCTCGATCAGATcacctcctccctctccgaACTCACCGTCTCCTCCCGGCCAGTCAAATCCGGTAGCGTCCGCTCGATCGCATCACTCTCCACACGCCCTACATCGTACTGCTCGAGCGATGGAAAGCTAGCCCCCGCTGGCAGCGACGGAGCCACCGCAAGAGCATCTCCTGTGGCTGTGCATAACAACCGACATTCCATGATAAGCCTGACGCCgggggagaagaagcagaaacgCAGGGAGAGCCTGAAGTCCGCGATTGACAAATTCCCGTTTCGCAGGAAGCGGACGTCCTCGGCCGTGTTGCTTCCGCCCGAGGCTCAGATTACAGTTACCAAGGGAGAGCAAGGGGAGGAGAAGGTGTATGTGGAGTCGAAGCCCAGTGAAGCCCAGTCGTCGCAACCTACCAGCGCTCCGAATAATGGGGAGGATTCGGTTATGAAACTTGAGATTCCGGTTTTTGATCATGAGTCGCTGCAGAGGAGTTTGGTTAATGCGGAGCTGGTGAAAATGCGCGAGGCGCATCGCTTGGAAAGGAATCGGCATGTCACGTTCCAGGCTGCCTTTATGAGTCGGTTGCGAAGTCGGCAGCAGGCTTCTGTGGCCGATCGGTTGGCGGAGAATAAGCGcacggaggaggagaagcgcGAAAAG AACACTGCCAATGCCATCAAGATGGAAGAGCGACAACTCGCCGTTGAAATGGAACAGCAGCGTGAATTCGACCGGGCCAAGCAAAATGCGCGCACGCGCATCAAGCACATGGAAGGCTACTTCAATAACCGAAGCCCACCGTCCTCCCCCGGTTCCGGCTCCGAAAAGCCCGCTTTCCAACGGAAATACACAAGCCAACAAAAGGCCCAGCTGGCGCAGGAATACCACGACCATGAAACAATGGACCAATTGCACGAATCCAAGATCAAGGTTCTCCGCGAGCGCCAGGAACGCCGCCTACAAGAAGCCATCGAACGCTTCGAGAACGAGCTAGACGCCATGATCGACAAGCACGCGGAGGCTTTCTCGGAACTGCAGAAACAGCACCAGCAAGAGGAATTGAATGTCCTGCAGGGTTTCGACGCTAGAAAGACAAAGCTGATGCATCGCTGGAATCTGGAGGAAGCCATTCTGCGCCGGAAGCTAGAACAACAGCATGGCCAGCCGTATGGTCCTCTTCCGCCACTGACGTTCAATGATTCGCACTACGAGACGCGAGACTCGGCATGCTGCGTTGCTGGCAGCGGTGATGATGAACAGATGCACCAGAAAGGAGATGGAACGATGATCTAA
- a CDS encoding putative esterase/lipase (CAZy:CE10;~COG:V;~EggNog:ENOG410PWZP;~InterPro:IPR029058,IPR013094;~MEROPS:MER0036039;~PFAM:PF07859;~TransMembrane:1 (o6-22i);~go_function: GO:0016787 - hydrolase activity [Evidence IEA]) codes for MSWFSYLYYKLVAVLIRALVRFRSRKRTVVPPDEVYRIPSRETGRTIKTHIYRSSSAPKLSPVLINFHGSGFVIPMHGSDGPFCYQVSQETKYTVLDVQYRLAPEHPFPAALNDVEDVVNWVLNQPTEFDLSRVDISGFSAGANLALAASSTIYPRETFHSVLAFYPPLDLFTDPAAKVSPDPTGKPIPPAAARMFDKCYIPSGMDARDPRISPYYSEPDRFPDRVLMVTAAGDSLAGEAERLATRIGELPGREVVCQRMQGCNHAWDKSARKGTIQGDATEKAYAMAIAMLSRD; via the coding sequence ATGTCGTGGTTTTCCTATCTCTATTACAAGCTCGTTGCCGTGCTCATCCGAGCACTTGTGCGGTTTCGCTCTCGCAAGCGTACCGTGGTCCCTCCCGATGAGGTGTACCGTATTCCGTCTCGAGAAACTGGAAGGACAATCAAGACCCATATCTATCGATCATCATCTGCACCCAAATTGTCACCCGTCTTGATCAATTTCCACGGCAGTGGTTTCGTTATCCCGATGCACGGGAGCGACGGTCCTTTTTGTTATCAAGTCAGCCAAGAGACCAAATACACGGTGCTGGACGTGCAGTACCGTTTAGCGCCTGAACATCCATTCCCCGCAGCGCTGAATGACGTCGAGGATGTGGTCAACTGGGTACTCAATCAGCCCACCGAGTTCGACCTATCTCGCGTAGACATTTCGGGCTTTAGTGCTGGAGCGAATTTAGCGCTGGCAGCCTCATCGACCATTTACCCTCGAGAAACCTTTCACTCTGTGCTTGCCTTTTATCCACCGCTCGATCTTTTCACCGATCCAGCCGCCAAGGTTTCGCCAGACCCCACGGGAAAGCCTATCCCTCCAGCGGCGGCCCGCATGTTCGACAAATGCTACATCCCTTCTGGCATGGATGCCAGAGATCCCCGCATCTCCCCGTATTACAGCGAGCCGGACCGCTTCCCAGACCGCGTGCTGATGGTGACGGCAGCTGGTGATAGTCTTGCGGGTGAAGCCGAAAGGTTGGCCACCCGCATCGGTGAATTGCCTGGTCGCGAGGTTGTCTGTCAACGGATGCAAGGCTGCAACCACGCTTGGGACAAGAGTGCCCGCAAAGGTACCATTCAAGGTGATGCTACGGAAAAGGCATATGCGATGGCCATTGCGATGCTATCCCGCGACTAG
- a CDS encoding multidomain presynaptic cytomatrix related protein (COG:S;~EggNog:ENOG410PND5;~InterPro:IPR039362,IPR039113,IPR040666;~PFAM:PF18388;~go_process: GO:0000045 - autophagosome assembly [Evidence IEA]), whose product MALPAEPGDSKLTVFLRLPFPRGNFVDPPPIEWDATKDQALWDVLSRPSKGDDIDWKTLAHSFGVTLQFLLQQAAWLYDRQLTQVRAQMRKVGTAQSSSPSPMLGSTSGSAALGGQYKGQGSRPPPSRLTTQQKDAQPQRIIPRRTSSNATINQIKQRDQSRNATPTAEMKDPKPEGSGRRLSANIREQAPPAPTRRSPTLEEEDLSTSSSESESDEEEELDSRRNPRFKRFGKFSMHRPGLRDDEEDDDDDSPAFLPYSRDVEHRPREHSGQDLNATLRLNTGSPDVYRRRSAEHPQTPRKFMAAESSMSSASSGVPVSHQPGDNSRQASQLASPRRSKEASDGTPSMGSSFSDLDATDVTQSALEEELLSMQGGMASRMSTISQALRSRYL is encoded by the exons ATGGCTCTTCCAGCTGAACCAGGGGATTCCAAACTCACCGTCTTCCTCCGCCTGCCGTTCCCCAGAGGGAACTTTGTGGATCCTCCACCT ATCGAATGGGACGCAACAAAGGACCAGGCTCTTTGGGATGTCTTGTCTCGGCCATCCAAAGGAGATGATATAGACT GGAAGACACT TGCACATAGTTTCGGCGTGACTCTGCAGTTTCTGTTGCAGCAGGCTGCATGGCTTTATGACCGGCAGTTGACCCAGGTGCGCGCACAAATGCGCAAGGTGGGCACGGCCCAGTCAAGTTCTCCGTCGCCAATGCTTGGCTCGACATCGGGGAGTGCTGCGTTGGGTGGTCAATATAAGGGCCAAG GATCTCGTCCCCCTCCTAGTCGTCTCACAACACAACAGAAAGACGCACAGCCGCAACGGA TCATTCCCCGGCGCACCAGTTCCAATGCTACTATTAACCAAATCAAACAACGAGACCAATCCCGCAATGCCACACCTACGGCAGAGATGAAAGACCCCAAACCAGAAGGTTCCGGCCGTCGACTTTCTGCAAATATACGCGAACAAGCACCACCTGCGCCGACTCGCAGATCccctactttggaagaagaggaccTTTCAACAAGCTCATCCGAGTCGGAGtcagatgaagaagaggagctgGACAGCCGGCGGAATCCCAGGTTCAAGCGCTTCGGAAAGTTCTCTATGCATCGACCGGGTCTACgagacgatgaagaagatgacgatgatgactcGCCAGCTTTCCTCCCTTACTCGCGAGATGTTGAACACAGACCGCGGGAGCACAGTGGACAGGACCTTAATGCAACCTTGCGTCTCAATACCGGAAGCCCAGATGTCTACCGACGGCGTTCAGCTGAACACCCACAGACTCCTCGAAAATTCATGGCAGCAGAATCTTCAATGAGCTCTGCGAGCTCCGGGGTCCCCGTGAGTCACCAGCCGGGTGACAACAGTCGACAAGCAAGTCAGCTGGCCAGCCCCCGGCGGTCGAAAGAAGCCAGCGATGGCACGCCTAGTATGGGGAGTAGCTTCAGTGATCTTGATG CCACGGATGTTACACAGTCAGCGCTTGAGGAGGAACTACTCAGCATGCAGGGCGGAATGGCGAGTCGGATGAGCACCATTAGCCAAGCTTTGCGGAGTCGCTACCTGTAA